One Zootoca vivipara chromosome 9, rZooViv1.1, whole genome shotgun sequence DNA window includes the following coding sequences:
- the LOC118084536 gene encoding large ribosomal subunit protein eL27-like: MSKFMKPGKVVLVLAGRYSGCKAVIVKNIDDGTSDRPYSHALVAGIDCYPRKVTASMGKKIAKHSKMKSFVKVYNYNHLMPTMYSVDIPLDKTVVNKDVFRDPALKHKARREAKVKFEERYKTGKNKWFFQKLRF, translated from the coding sequence ATGAGCAAGTTTATGAAACCAGGGAAAGTAGTCCTTGTCCTTGCTGGGCGTTACTCCGGATGCAAAGCTGTTATTGTTAAGAATATTGATGATGGCACCTCTGACCGCCCCTACAGCCACGCTCTGGTGGCTGGCATCGATTGCTACCCACGCAAAGTGACTGCAAGCATGGGCAAGAAGATTGCCAAGCATTCCAAGATGAAGTCATTTGTGAAGGTCTACAATTACAACCACTTGATGCCTACCATGTACTCAGTTGATATTCCCCTTGACAAGACCGTTGTCAACAAGGATGTATTTAGGGACCCTGCGCTGAAACATAAAGCACGGCGGGAGGCCAAAGTGAAATTTGAGGAGAGATACAAGACAGGCAAGAACAAGTGGTTTTTCCAGAAGCTCAGATTCTGA